A stretch of the Helicoverpa armigera isolate CAAS_96S chromosome 5, ASM3070526v1, whole genome shotgun sequence genome encodes the following:
- the LOC110378188 gene encoding uncharacterized protein LOC110378188: MSFFKNVASGFTVRSRDAMLKEALINNLSESVKDIQYSNQFEENFHSVLGSTDSTNTLCMALEAIFLHGLKDTFLRKAKNALTGDSDQQPQPNFWLLILVLSHRQNIDQISSLPQINTEIGQCRAWLRIALNECLLSSYMSTLLKNISAVKPFYNRTAFVCDSEILEVAQKLVEGIETCIQFNLPINSSLLNYWPEQVLMLAGIWVPKIRQAPISAALDVASTIADEEVKPKLASTPTHTSNITGLGRMLALNEDEALNFILSKDIKDITSRSLEPEPEDPSKDDAETKITSSSPKTKLSPSEIDKPCTSQESQNVTCESPSSVTSEDFVAPTDVIVTGNSLCGKGWSTDNNDDMNASINSNSSHGSSMIKTPEIKSLSSLVDNTTNFGETYTTTPNLRDVMKDIHKELKLSSDDTDICDLKVETETPEDPMLQGLDFEVVPNTMTTSFTIQELQKMKLQLGTLSREQGLDHQNYQCKGCQDLLGSTISKAKVCAFTGEYYCCNCMDPNVFIIPARVIHNWDFKRYPVSKKSALFLLEFQHHPWIDMKKLNPKIYSGVSDMANLRDLRMQLNFLRAYIFSCREPVIEELQKRVWPREYLYEHLHSYTISDLALIPNGSLALQLEKVVTFAKTHVLECWLCSQKGFICEVCRDPKILYPFETSSTYRCEECSSVFHAKCLNANLPCPKCKRRQNRTNEASLVQAVHSHFIK; the protein is encoded by the coding sequence ATGTCTTTCTTCAAGAACGTCGCGTCAGGATTTACAGTCCGAAGTCGCGATGCTATGCTAAAGGAAGCTCTTATTAACAATCTGTCTGAGAGTGTTAAAGACATCCAATACAGTAATCAGTTTGAAGAAAACTTTCACAGCGTGTTGGGTTCCACTGACTCTACGAACACCTTGTGTATGGCCTTAGAGGCAATATTCCTTCATGGTTTAAAAGACACATTTTTAAGAAAGGCTAAAAATGCACTTACTGGTGACTCTGACCAGCAGCCGCAGCCCAACTTTTGGCTCCTTATTCTTGTGCTATCACATAGACAAAACATTGATCAAATATCGTCACTGCCACAAATCAATACAGAAATAGGGCAATGTCGGGCATGGCTGCGAATTGCATTAAATGAGTGCCTGTTGTCCTCATACATGTCTACTCTACTCAAGAACATATCTGCTGTGAAACCATTCTACAACAGAACAGCATTTGTATGTGATTCTGAAATATTAGAGGTGGCTCAAAAACTTGTTGAGGGCATAGAAACATGTATACAATTCAACCTACCAATAAATTCAAGTTTGTTAAACTATTGGCCAGAGCAGGTTCTGATGCTAGCTGGAATATGGGTGCCTAAGATCAGGCAAGCTCCTATTAGTGCTGCTTTGGATGTAGCCAGCACTATTGCGGATGAGGAAGTCAAACCTAAGCTAGCATCTACACCCACACATACCTCCAACATCACTGGACTGGGCAGGATGCTTGCTCTCAATGAAGACGAGGCTTTGAATTTTATTCTTTCAAAGGATATAAAAGATATCACAAGCCGTAGCTTAGAACCTGAGCCAGAAGATCCATCCAAAGATGATGCAGAAACTAAAATCACTTCTTCAAGCCCCAAGACTAAATTGAGTCCTTCAGAAATAGACAAGCCATGTACCAGCCAGGAGTCACAAAATGTGACTTGTGAATCTCCTTCATCCGTCACTTCTGAAGACTTTGTAGCTCCCACTGATGTTATTGTCACTGGCAACTCTCTATGTGGGAAGGGATGGTCAACTGATAACAATGATGATATGAATGCCTCCATCAATTCCAATTCATCTCATGGCAGCAGTATGATAAAAACACCTGAGATCAAAAGTCTGTCATCTTTGGTTGACAATACCACTAACTTTGGAGAAACATACACCACCACTCCCAATCTGCGAGACGTCATGAAGGACATTCATAAAGAATTAAAGTTGAGCTCAGATGATACAGACATATGTGATTTGAAGGTGGAAACAGAAACCCCTGAAGATCCCATGTTACAAGGTTTAGATTTTGAGGTAGTTCCCAATACTATGACAACATCTTTTACAATCCAAGAGTTACAGAAGATGAAATTACAGTTGGGGACTTTGTCAAGAGAACAAGGTTTggatcatcaaaattatcaatGTAAAGGATGCCAAGACTTACTGGGAAGCACCATCTCTAAAGCCAAAGTGTGTGCATTTACAGGGGAGTACTACTGTTGTAACTGCATGGACCccaatgtatttattattccaGCACGGGTCATACACAACTGGGACTTTAAAAGATACCCAGTCTCGAAGAAATCAGCTCTCTTTTTATTGGAATTTCAACATCATCCTTGGATAGACATGAAAAAACTTAATCCCAAGATTTATAGTGGTGTTTCAGATATGGCAAATTTACGAGACCTAAGGATGCAACTCAATTTTCTTAGAGCATACATATTTTCATGCAGGGAACCAGTCATTGAGGAGTTACAGAAGCGTGTATGGCCAAGGGAGTATCTTTATGAACATCTTCACTCTTATACAATATCAGACCTTGCTCTCATACCCAATGGTTCCCTGGCACTACAGCTAGAGAAAGTTGTAACCTTTGCCAAGACTCATGTTCTAGAATGTTGGCTATGTAGTCAGAAAGGCTTTATTTGCGAAGTATGTCGCGACCCTAAAATATTGTATCCCTTTGAGACAAGTTCGACATATCGCTGTGAAGAGTGTTCAAGTGTGTTTCATGCCAAATGTCTCAACGCCAATTTACCTTGTCCTAAGTGCAAAAGGCGGCAAAACCGTACAAATGAAGCATCTTTGGTACAAGCTGTACACTCTCATTTCATTAAATAG